A genomic segment from Ramlibacter agri encodes:
- a CDS encoding acyl-CoA carboxylase subunit beta gives MKPDPQSAPPATHPAAAELDVRRAAALQMGGPEGLAKQASLGKLTARERIDRLLDAGSFSEMGMLAGKGRYDEHGAFVSFSPANAVMGAGQVQGRRVVVSADDFTIRGGSSESTVSDKWIYAERYAHQMRLPLVRLVETAGGSIRILEQNQSTKIPGYPSWPWMPLLAQSPVVGVALGACAGLGAIKVGMSHFSVMVKGMAQLFAGGPPVVQRGIGEEIHKEDLGGAAVHTRLSGIVTNAAESEDDAFAQVRRFLSFMPANVWSVPERAARADDPRRADEWLDQAIPLDTRKVFDVRKILKSVFDQDSLFELGRGFGASTLTMLGRLDGCAVGILANDPRVMGGALTSQAARKLERFVDVCDTFHLPIVNFVDQPGVMFGSEAEKAGTLGAAIGAVAAIEQSRVPWCAIILRRSFGVGGQMHGPQHGPDGYALLHRFAWPTARWGSIPVEGGVAAAYKRELAEAGDPRERQDELEAYYQQLSSPFRTAERFGVIDVIKPRETRALLCDWVQDAYGVTQGQTGIRTRTFR, from the coding sequence ATGAAACCCGACCCGCAAAGCGCACCGCCTGCGACCCATCCGGCGGCCGCCGAACTCGACGTCCGCCGCGCCGCGGCACTGCAGATGGGTGGGCCCGAAGGCCTGGCGAAGCAGGCCTCCCTCGGCAAGCTCACCGCCCGCGAGCGCATAGACCGCCTGCTCGATGCAGGATCGTTCAGCGAGATGGGCATGCTGGCGGGCAAGGGACGCTACGACGAACACGGGGCCTTCGTCTCCTTCTCCCCGGCCAACGCCGTCATGGGCGCGGGCCAGGTCCAGGGGCGGCGCGTGGTGGTGTCCGCGGACGACTTCACCATCCGCGGCGGATCCTCGGAGTCGACGGTGTCCGACAAGTGGATCTACGCCGAGCGCTATGCGCACCAGATGCGCCTGCCGCTGGTGCGGCTGGTGGAGACCGCCGGCGGCAGCATCCGCATCCTGGAGCAGAACCAGTCGACCAAGATCCCGGGCTACCCGTCCTGGCCCTGGATGCCGCTGCTGGCGCAGTCGCCCGTGGTCGGCGTCGCGCTGGGCGCCTGCGCGGGCCTCGGTGCCATCAAGGTCGGCATGTCCCATTTCTCCGTCATGGTGAAGGGCATGGCGCAGCTCTTCGCCGGTGGGCCGCCGGTGGTGCAGCGCGGGATCGGCGAGGAAATCCACAAGGAGGACCTGGGTGGCGCCGCGGTGCACACGCGCCTGAGCGGCATCGTGACCAACGCGGCCGAAAGCGAAGACGATGCCTTCGCGCAGGTGCGCCGCTTCCTGTCCTTCATGCCGGCCAACGTGTGGAGCGTGCCGGAGCGCGCAGCCCGGGCGGACGATCCGCGCCGTGCCGACGAGTGGCTGGACCAGGCGATCCCGCTGGACACGCGCAAGGTCTTCGACGTCCGCAAGATCCTCAAGTCGGTGTTCGACCAGGACTCGCTGTTCGAACTGGGGCGCGGCTTCGGTGCTTCCACGCTGACCATGCTGGGGCGGCTGGACGGCTGCGCGGTCGGCATCCTCGCCAACGACCCGCGCGTGATGGGCGGCGCGCTCACCTCGCAGGCGGCGCGCAAGCTGGAACGCTTCGTCGACGTCTGCGACACCTTCCACCTGCCGATCGTCAACTTCGTCGACCAGCCCGGCGTGATGTTCGGCAGCGAAGCGGAGAAAGCCGGCACGCTGGGCGCGGCGATCGGCGCGGTCGCCGCCATCGAGCAGTCGCGCGTGCCCTGGTGCGCCATCATCCTGCGCCGCTCCTTCGGCGTCGGTGGCCAGATGCACGGGCCGCAGCACGGCCCCGACGGCTACGCGCTGCTGCACCGCTTCGCCTGGCCCACCGCGCGCTGGGGCTCCATCCCGGTCGAGGGCGGCGTGGCGGCCGCCTACAAGCGCGAACTGGCCGAAGCGGGGGACCCGCGCGAGCGGCAGGACGAACTCGAGGCGTACTACCAGCAACTGAGCTCGCCCTTCCGCACGGCGGAGCGCTTCGGGGTCATCGACGT